The Watersipora subatra chromosome 1, tzWatSuba1.1, whole genome shotgun sequence genome has a window encoding:
- the LOC137400454 gene encoding receptor-type tyrosine-protein phosphatase alpha-like has product MPKPTMDVAQLPENRGKCKYINLYPEDGHRVILDKPESNGTDFINASFLEGYDEGELFIAAQGPLKTTINDFWLMIFQQRPKAIVMVTNIIEMGRHKCEQYWPDDVGGVMKFRNIKVTLTTRDIWADFVVRSLSVTKGGETFKTKQFHYTSWPDHGVPAEMSPYVAFYKKVKEGTQHLTGPMLVHCSAGVGRTGTFISCWNLLKEAKKTQEVDLLGCVAAMRLRRPCMVQVKEQYYFLHCVVDEILKTEMFPCAPLCTAAKINFYYEQNGGANDTITAEFKRIDMRLTDMGERSLSGMEDENRNKNRSMEVLPDKSHCVYINQGEYINAVLLDGYQLARQIVCTQLPLANTVADFWRMVEEQEIKIVVQLEQQDTDFYPGVGDEPMIFANYKISRLATETNEYLSFISLAITCTSINQTKTVSLLLTREWNKHGDINEFPNHAALFHHFEAVERLRRQNRDGKFCVMDMLGTTRCGLFVTACNALDKLKTEQEVDLYNTVLMARCRRRQFISTIEEYTFLYDFLKYFTESFSDYANFK; this is encoded by the exons ATGCCAAAACCAACAATGGATGTAGCGCAGTTGCCAGAAAACCGTGGAAAGTgtaaatacataaatctctaTCCAG AGGATGGACACAGGGTAATCTTAGATAAGCCAGAAAGTAATGGGACAGACTTTATCAATGCTTCCTTCCTTGAA GGTTACGATGAGGGGGAGCTGTTCATAGCTGCGCAAG GGCCTCTGAAAACTACAATCAATGACTTTTGGTTGATGATCTTCCAGCAAAGACCAAAGGCTATAGTGATGGTTACAAACATTATTGAGATGGGCAGG CACAAGTGTGAACAGTACTGGCCAGATGATGTAGGTGGTGTGATGAAGTTTAGAAACATCAAGGTGACACTCACTACCCGTGATATTTGGGCTGATTTTGTAGTCAGGTCTCTCTCTGTTACAAAG GGAGGTGAAACATTTAAAACCAAGCAGTTTCATTACACTTCCTGGCCAGATCATGGTGTGCCGGCAGAGATGAGTCCGTATGTGGCTTTCTACAAAAAAGTCAAAGAAGGTACTCAGCATCTCACCGGACCCATGCTTGTTCACTGCAG CGCTGGAGTTGGACGAACTGGTACTTTTATATCCTGCTGGAATTTATTGAAGGAGGCAAAGAAGACACAAGAAGTAGATTTACTGGGATGTGTGGCAGCTATGAGACTGAGACGGCCATGCATGGTGCAAGTCAAG GAGCAATACTACTTCCTTCACTGCGTGGTCGATGAGATTCTTAAAACTGAGATGTTTCCATGTGCTCCACTGTGTACAGCGGCTAAAATCAATTTCTATTACGAACAAAACGGAGGAGCTAATGACACCATCACTGCTGAGTTTAAG AGGATAGATATGAGGTTAACAGATATGGGTGAGAGAAGCCTGTCTGGCATGGAAGATGAGAATAGAAACAAGAACCGTTCTATGGAAGTTCTACCAG ATAAAAGTCACTGCGTTTACATAAACCAGGGAGAGTACATAAATGCTGTACTTCTTGAT GGCTACCAGCTTGCAAGACAAATTGTTTGCACTCAGTTGCCGCTAGCAAACACAGTTGCTGATTTCTGGAGAATGGTGGAAGAACAGGAAATCAAGATAGTGGTTCAACTTGAGCAACAG GACACAGACTTTTATCCTGGTGTTGGTGATGAGCCCATGATCTTCGCTAACTACAAGATATCTCGACTGGCCACAGAGACAAATGAATATTTGAGTTTCATTTCGTTGGCCATCACTTGTACATCCATTAATCAG acaaagacagtgtcCTTATTGCTGACGAGAGAATGGAACAAGCATGGAGACATCAATGAGTTTCCTAACCATGCTGCTCTATTTCACCACTTTGAGGCAGTGGAAAGGCTGCGAAGGCAAAATAGAGATGGAAAGTTTTGCGTGATGGACAT GCTTGGAACAACAAGGTGTGGCCTTTTTGTAACTGCATGCAATGCCCTGGATAAGCTCAAAACTGAACAGGAAGTGGACCTCTACAATACAGTGCTCATGGCTAGGTGCAGGAGAAGACAATTCATCTCTACTATT GAAGAGTATACTTTCCTGTATGACTTCCTCAAGTACTTTACAGAGTCTTTCTCAGACTATGccaactttaagtaa